The following are from one region of the Molothrus aeneus isolate 106 chromosome 7, BPBGC_Maene_1.0, whole genome shotgun sequence genome:
- the PJVK gene encoding pejvakin, whose amino-acid sequence MFAAATKNFVKQVGDGGRLVPVPSLSEADRYQPLSLVIKKRKCLLSKKSKFASTPFTLKDILQGEKEISAGVSSYQLLNYEDKSDVSLNGRRGNQIMNDVGFDVAGSDSIAFKASFGIVTKHEVEVPTLLRELTTRKINFDHCLVHQSRKSRMEILCVVMESIRTTRQCSLTVHTGMRGETMRFHIIEDQNYKGRDKAIVFPAHTTIAFSVFELYIHLDGNFELCVTPIAKGGFEREKSGSSSLTKFRRLKNNLFHRNKGVVEIVANSDPYLEDLFTDYYEKAASMTDLSTSYLRDGSHIRINLLNNNIPKGPCVLCGMGSSKRETVYGCLECSFNGQKYVRLHAVPCFDLWHKRMK is encoded by the exons ATGTTTGCTGCTGCAACCAAAAACTTCGTTAAACAGGTTGGTGATGGAGGAAGATTAGTTCCCGTGCCCAGCCTCAGTGAAGCTGACAGATACCAACCTCTGAGCcttgtgattaaaaaaagaaaatgtttgctttcaAAAAAGTCTAAATTTGCTTCAACACCTTTCACACTAAAAGACATTCTTCAAGGGGAGAAAGAAATTTCTGCAG GTGTCTCGTCTTACCAGTTGCTCAACTATGAAGACAAATCAGATGTTTCACTTAATGGCAGAAGAGGAAATCAGATAATGAATGATGTTGGTTTTGATGTTGCTGGATCAGATTCCATTGCCTTTAAAGCTTCATTTGGCATAGTGACCAAACACGAAGTCGAAGTACCGACATTACTGAGAGAACTTACTACAAG aaaaataaactttgaTCATTGTCTAGTCCATCAATCAAGAAAAAGTAGGATGGAAATTTTGTGTGTGGTCATGGAAAGTATTCGAACTACCAGGCAGTGCTCATTAACTGTCCATACTGGAATGCGTGGAGAGACAATGAGG TTTCACATAATTGAAGATCAGAATTATAAAGGGCGGGACAAAGCCATTGTTTTTCCTGCACATACAACTATTGCTTTTAGTGTATTTGAACTCTACATTCATTTGGATGGTAATTTTG AACTCTGTGTGACTCCAATTGCAAAAGGAGGATTTGAAAGAGAGAAATCTGGATCATCTTCACTGACCAAATTCAGGAGATTAAAGAATAATCTGTTTCATCGAA ATAAAGGAGTAGTGGAAATCGTTGCTAACTCTGATCCTTACTTGGAGGACCTTTTTACAGATTATTATGAAAAAGCTGCAAGCATGACTGATCTCTCTACAAGCTATCTCAGAGACGGTTCTCACATCCGAATTAATTTACTTAATAACAACATCCCCAAAGGCCCCTGTGTCCTCTGTGGAATGGGAAGTTCAAAAAGGGAGACAGTCTATGGATGCCTGGAGTGTTCTTTTAATGGACAGAAGTATGTACGACTGCACGCCGTGCCCTGTTTTGACCTCTGGCATAAGAGAATGAAGTAA
- the FKBP7 gene encoding peptidyl-prolyl cis-trans isomerase FKBP7 produces the protein MGRELTLLLLPLALLAAPARAEGGTAAAEEVKIEVLHLPETCSPKSKKGDLLNAHYDGFLASDGSKFYCSRTQNEGHPKWFVLGVGQVIKGLDIAMMNMCPGEKRKVTIPPSLAYGQQGYAQGKIPPNATLIFEIELYAVNKGPRSVEAFNQIDKDGDKKLSELEISHYLKEEFARDGKKRHPSAHDEILADIFKKNDHDRDGFISAKEYNVYQHDEL, from the exons ATGGGCCGAGAGCtgaccctgctcctgctgccgcTGGCGCTCCTcgcggccccggcgcgggcCGAGGGCGGCACGGCGGCAGCGGAGGAGGTTAAGATAGAGGTGCTGCACCTCCCCGAGACCTGCAGCCCGAAGAGCAAGAAGGGCGACCTGCTGAACGCGCACTATGACGGATTCCTGGCCAGCGACGGATCCAAGTTTTACTGCAG tcgGACACAAAATGAAGGTCATCCAAAATGGTTTGTTCTGGGTGTTGGACAAGTCATAAAAGGCTTAGATATTGCTATGATGAACATGTGTCCTGGAGAAAAACGGAAAGTGACAATTCCTCCATCATTAGCATACGGACAGCAAGGATATG CACAGGGCAAGATTCCACCCAATGCAACACTGATCTTTGAGATTGAACTTTACGCAGTAAATAAAGGACCTCGTAGTGTTGAGGCATTTAATCAAATAGACAAAGATGGTGACAAGAAGCTCTCTGAACTTGAG aTAAGCCACTATTTGAAAGAAGAATTTGCAAGAGATGGCAAAAAACGTCATCCTTCTGCCCATGATGAAATCTTAGCTGATATATTTAAGAAGAATGACCATGATAGAGATGGCTTCATATCAGCAAAGGAGTACAATGTCTACCAGCATGATGAACTCTaa